The nucleotide window CTAAAAGACAAAAAATCTCTGATCCAGTTTCTATCAACGAGATACAATCAGGAAAAGAGGAGAGAATTCCCACTAAAAATGCCGAGCTCGACCGTGTACTGGGAGGAGGTTTTGTTCCAGGATCTGTAATACTCGTTGGAGGTGATCCCGGAATAGGGAAATCTACCCTGGCTCTTCAGATGTTAAATAACATTAGCACTTCAAATAAAGACAATGATTATAATTTGCTCTATATAACAGGTGAGGAATCACCTGAGCAGGTTAAGCTCAGGGCCCAGAGAATAGGCGTCTCTTCAGAGAAAGTATTTGTACTTTCGGCTACATCGGTAGAGAGTATTATTGATAAAATTAAAGACCTATCACCCCAAGTTGCTGTTGTGGATTCTATCCAAACGATGTATACAGAGGGGCTTGCTTCGGCCCCTGGCAGTGTAGGACAGATTAGAGAGTGCACTGCAAAGCTCATGCAGCATGCTAAATCACATGGAACAGCTATTTTCTTAGTAGGCCACGTGACAAAAGAAGGCGCTATTGCCGGCCCAAAGGTTTTAGAGCACCTTGTGGACACTGTACTCTACTTTGAAGGCGGAAGAGATCACCCCTACAGAATACTAAGAGCAATTAAAAATAGATTTGGTTCCACGAACGAGATAGGTGTTTTTGAAATGATGGACGTTGGGCTTAAAGAGGTTAAAAACCCTTCAGAAATTTTCCTATCAGAGCGCCCTGAGAATGCATCAGGCTCCGTAGTCACTCCGAGCAT belongs to Thermodesulfobacteriota bacterium and includes:
- the radA gene encoding DNA repair protein RadA, which produces KRQKISDPVSINEIQSGKEERIPTKNAELDRVLGGGFVPGSVILVGGDPGIGKSTLALQMLNNISTSNKDNDYNLLYITGEESPEQVKLRAQRIGVSSEKVFVLSATSVESIIDKIKDLSPQVAVVDSIQTMYTEGLASAPGSVGQIRECTAKLMQHAKSHGTAIFLVGHVTKEGAIAGPKVLEHLVDTVLYFEGGRDHPYRILRAIKNRFGSTNEIGVFEMMDVGLKEVKNPSEIFLSERPENASGSVVTPSIEGTRPILVEIQALVSPCSFGVPRRTTIGLDNNRVSLLLAVLEKRAGLQILGQDVFMNVAGGVKIEEPAIDLAISIALVSSFLNKPLDPGTVVFGEIGLAGEIRGVSHIDMRINEAQKLGFSKCVVPKINLDRVASNDNSISLIGVDSIEKAIEEFF